The following are from one region of the Periophthalmus magnuspinnatus isolate fPerMag1 chromosome 5, fPerMag1.2.pri, whole genome shotgun sequence genome:
- the LOC117371056 gene encoding proliferation-associated protein 2G4-like, with product MSDDEPEQTIAEDLVVTKYKMAGEIANRALKLVVDAAKPEVSVLSLCEKGDAYINQETAKVFKKEKEMKKGTAFPTSVSVNHCVCHFSPLKSDPDVILKDGDLVKVDLGVHVDGFIANVAHSFVVGASKENPVTGRKADVITAAHLCAEAALRLVRPGNQNTQVTEAWNKIAKSFKCTPIEGMLSHQLKQHVIDGVKTIIQNPTDQQRKDHDKAEFEVHEVYAVDVLISTGEGKARDGGLRTTIYKRDPSKQYGLKIKTSRTLFSEVERRFDTMPFTLRALEDEGKARLGVVECAKHELLQPFSVLHEKEGEFVAQFKYTVLLMANGSHRITSGPFEPELYKSELEVQDADLKALLQSSASRKTQKKKKKKASKTAANATVQPSDETEAAE from the exons GAGCGCTGAAGCTGGTTGTGGATGCAGCCAAGCCCGAGGTGTCTGTGCTCAGTCTCTGTGAGAAGGGAGACGCCTACATCAATCAGGAGACGGCCAAGGTCTtcaagaaggagaaggagatgaAGAAAG GTACTGCCTTTCCCACCAGTGTTTCAGTCAATCACTGCGTCTGTCACTTCTCTCCTCTGAAGAGCGACCCCGATGTCATCCTGAAGGACGGCGACTTGGTCAAAGT AGATCTGGGGGTTCATGTTGATGGCTTCATTGCTAATGTAGCTCACAGCTTTGTTGTTGGAGCCAGTAAG GAAAACCCAGTCACCGGCCGCAAAGCTGACGTCATCACTGCCGCTCATCTGTGTGCAGAGGCAGCGCTCCGCCTCGTCAGACCAGGAAACCAG AACACTCAGGTGACAGAGGCCTGGAATAAGATCGCCAAGTCTTTCAAATGTACTCCCATTGAAG GTATGCTTTCCCATCAACTTAAGCAACACGTCATAGATGGTGTGAAGACAATTATCCAGAATCCAACAGACCAGCAAAG gAAGGACCACGATAAGGCAGAATTTGAAGTTCATGAAGTCTATGCTGTTGATGTGTTGATAAGCACTGGAGAGGGAAAG GCCAGAGATGGAGGTTTGAGAACCACAATCTACAAGAGAGACCCCAGTAAACAATACGGCCTGAAAATCAAAACCTCTCGGACATTATTCAGTGAAGTGGAGCGACGCTTTGACACCATGCCCTTCACTCTGAG GGCGCTTGAGGATGAAGGAAAAGCACGTCTCGGAGTGGTGGAGTGTGCCAAACATGAGCTGCTACAGCCATTCAGTGTGCTTCATGAGAAAGAAG gGGAGTTTGTTGCCCAGTTTAAGTACACAGTGCTGCTGATGGCGAACGGCTCTCACAGAATCACCTCCGGCCCATTTGAACCAGAGCTCTACAAATCTGAGCTCGAGGTGCAGGACGCAGATCTAAAG GCACTACTACAAAGTTCTGCAAGCCgcaaaacacagaaaaagaagaaaaagaag GCCTCCAAAACCGCAGCCAATGCAACCGTACAGCCATCTGACGAAACAGAAGCAGCTGAATAA